TCAAGCATGTTTACACGCCTTTCCATACTCTGAGCTGTTGCTAATTTTGATCCTGGGTCTGTTGTGCTGTAGGTGTACTTTATGGATAGCCAGATTTGGTATGCTATATATTCCACAATATTTGGAGGCATATACGGTGCATTCCGCCGCCTTGGAGAGGTATGCTGTTTTAATATAGTCATACTGAAGCCTCAAGTTCCCTTTTTATTGTCACTGATGATCCCTTAATCCTTATTCAATTGTTACAGATTCGTACACTGGGAATGCTTAGATCACGGTTTGAATCACTGCCTGGAGCTTTCAATGACCGCTTAATCCCTGATGGAAACCAGCAAAGGAAGAAGGGATTAAGGGCAACTTTATCTCATAACTTTACAGAGGATAAGGTTAGTTGAACTTAAACCGAGTGAACTGCTAACATGAACGTTTCTTCTTATTAATTGAGTGTACTGAATGTTCACTTCAGGTACCTGTTAACAAAGAGAAAGAGGCTGCAAGATTTGCGCAGTTGTGGAACACTATAATAAGTAGTTTTAGAGAGGAAGATCTTATAAGTGATAGGTAAATTTGTATGCCACATATACCTCTCTTAAAGAAACTATGTGGAACTCAACATTTTTGGACTTTTTTTAGGGAGATGGATCTGTTGCTTGTTCCATATTGGGCTGACCGTGATTTGGATCTTATTCAGTGGCCTCCGTTCTTATTGGCTAGCAAGGTTTGCTCTTTACATAAACACATTGGAGTTTAATCTTTAGGATTctctgatttatttatttattggctGTAGATTCCAATAGCATTGGATATGGCCAAAGACAGTAATGGGAAGGACAGAGAGCTCATGAAGAGGATTGAGAGTGACTCTTATATGAAATGTGCTGTCCGTGAGTGCTATGCGTCAttcaaaaatatcataaatttcTTGGTTCAGGGAAACCGTGAAAAAGAGTAAGTTGGGTTAAATTGCTGGAATCGTAGCGTTGGAGTTCTTGCTTTTGTTTCTTACATATCGACATTTGAATTGATAAGAGCAACAGCCACAGTCTTATGGCTAACATATGTCTCTGTGTTTCAGGGTGATAGAGATTATCTTTTCCGAGGTTGACAAACATATAGACACAGGTGCTTTGATTCAAGAGTACAGGATGAGTGCTCTTCCTAGCCTCTATGACCACTTTGTCAAGCTGATCAAATATTTGGTAATTAATGTTCTTCCTGTggtactgtatattttttttagtttgtcctttatattcatttatttaacATTTGATCCAATACCCTTGTTTTCTTATCCCATGCAGCTGGACAATAATGTGGAGGATAGAGATCATGTTGTAATTCTCTTCCAAGACATGCTGGAAGTTGTAACAAGAGACATTATGATGGAGGATTACAATATATCGAGGTTGGCAAGTTTCTTGTGCAATTATATTTGTTATATGAACATCAAAATCTTATATCCAGTTGCCTCTGTAGCTTGGTGGATTCGAGTCAGGGTGGCGCTTGGCATGGGGGAATGGTCCCTCTCGAACAACAATATCAGCTGTTTGCATCTTCAGGTGCCATTAGATTTCCAATTGAACCAGTAACAGAAGCTTGGAAAGAAAAGGTTATACCAAATTGggttatatataagttatattcCTTCAGTCTTCTTATTATTTGtgctaaaaaaatataatgcatGTATGTACAGATCAAACGGCTGCATCTCTTGCTGACTACTAAAGAGTCTGCTATGGATGTCCCCTCTAACTTAGAAGCAAGAAGAAGGATCTCTTTCTTCTCAAATTCATTGTTCATGGACATGCCTGCAGCACCCAAAGTTCGCAACATGCTATCATTTTCGTAAGCCTTTTCTGGTccttttatatcattttaatgtCTGAATCCACCATCTTGGGAGAAAGTGGACAGTTTCCTCAAAATTGTCAccaaaaaaactgaaattaGAAAGTACCATGATGTATATATGTATTGCTGTTATTTCATTATTCTGATGAagtacatttttgttttcataagTGAACTGGTTGGGTtgtttgttatttatattttattgaggTTTTTATCACCAAACTggctgattttttttctccttgtTATTCTTATTGCAGTGTTTTGACTCCATATTACACTGAAGAGGTCCTCTTTTCCATGCATGACCTGGACACACCAAATGAAGATGGTGTCTCGATCCTCTTTTACCTACAAAAGATATTTCcaggttaatttttttttatatatactgtTAAAGTTATAGTATTATTAGATGAATGGAACAGTTTTCCTGAATCAACCTGCCCTTTTTTAATCTCTAGATGAATGGAACAATTTTCTTGAGCGGGTGAAGTGCTACAGTGAAGAGGAAATTAAAGAGTCTGTTGATTTAGAGGAAGAACTTCGTTTATGGGCTTCTTATAGGGGGCAGACTTTGACTAGAACTGGTATACTCTTTTGGCAATTTACTTCCCAGTGGAAGATTAGATGGATAAATaagatttttgttaatatttttgcAGTTAGAGGAATGATGTACTATCGAAAAGCATTGGAGCTCCAGGCATTCCTTGACATGGCTATGCACGAAGGTGTTCTTTCGTTAATCTTTACATCATTCGACAAAGTGGCATACCTGGTTGTTTGATGTTGACTCATTCTGAATTTGCTTCTCCAGATTTGATGGAAGGCTACAAGGCTGTAGAACTAAACTCAGAGGACACTTCAAGAGGGGAAAGATCATTGTGGGCACAGTGCCAAGCTGTTGCTGACATGAAGTTTACATATGTTGTTTCATGCCAACAGTATGGTATTCATAAACGATCCGGTGATCAGCGTGCACAGGATATATTGAGGCTTATGACAAGGTGTGCAGAATTAtcctattttgtttttttttttccttaaaaaaactTGTTTGAAACTTATGGCTTTCCTTATTACAATTGGCAGATACCCTTCACTCCGCGTTGCATATATTGATGAGGTCGAAGAAACAGTGAAAGACACGTCAAAGAAAGGGAACCAGAAAGTGTATTATTCTGTGTTGGTAAAGGTGCCTAAGTCAACTGATCACTCCAGCTTAGCACAAAATCTGGACCAGGTAATGCAAAAGCAGTCCAACATTTGTGTATTAAAAACATCACTTCCTTTTACTTAGATATGCTATCTGATGTTgtcttggttctttcatggatGTGTGTATTAAAAACATCTTTGCCTTGTAGGTTATCTATAGGATAAAGCTCCCTGGACCTGCCATTCTTGGAGAGGGAAAGCCAGAAAACCAAAACCATGCTATTATTTTCTCTCGTGGAGAAGGTTTACAGACAATCGATATGAATCAGGTAATGCATGCACTTTTTCTTTTATACTCAGCCTTATAGTTATCTCAACGCTTCAAGTCGATATTAAATTCCCTATGATGCCAGGATAATTACATGGAGGAAGCATTAAAGATGAGGAATCTGCTTCAAGAATTTCTTACAAAGCATGATGGTGTGAGGCATCCATCCATTCTTGGACTCAGGGAACATATATTTACTGGATCGTGAGTACTTTTGCATTtccatttattatttaataaaaaattctcGTTAGCTCTTTGGTTATCTTTAACAACATTTGGTGTTAAACACTTTGCAGCGTTTCCTCCCTTGCTTGGTTCATGTCAAATCAAGAGACTAGTTTTGTTACCATTGGTCAGAGATTACTCGCAAATCCTTTGAGGTAAGTACTGTATTGATTATTGAACGTCAGTTTCCTTGTCACCATTCCTAAATCAAAACGTTGGTGTTGTGTAGGGTCCGTTTCCATTATGGTCACCCAGATGTGTTTGATAGACTGTTTCATCTAACAAGAGGTGGTGTTAGCAAAGCATCCAAAGTAATCAACCTCAGTGAAGATATATTTGCAGGTTATATTCTAACTCTTGCAGAAGACGAACTATCTGTCTCTTTCATTAGCTTTTCTACTGTCCTTTGCTGATGAAGTGCTAGTGTTTGGTATTTGAGCAGGGTTCAACTCTACGCTACGTGAAGGAAACGTTACTCATCATGAATACATACAAGTTGGTAAAGGAAGAGACGTCGGTCTCAATCAGATCTCAATGTTTGAGGCCAAGATTGCTAACGGAAACGGAGAGCAAACATTGAGCCGTGACATTTACAGGCTTGGACACCGTTTTGACTTTTTCCGAATGATGTCGTGTTACTTCACCACCGTTGGCTTTTACTTCAGCACCCTGGTAATGTTTTTAACTTCTGTTTTTGGTTATCACACAACTAGTTTGGTTTCTGATTCATTTTTTTCCTAATGTTTTTCACAGATTACCGTTCTCACTGTCTATATCTTCCTTTATGGACGTCTCTATCTTGTCTTGAGTGGGCTCGAACAAGGCTTAAGCACACAGAAGGGCATCCGAGACAATACGCCTTTGCAGATAGCTCTCGCTTCACAGTCCTTTGTTCAGATTGGTTTCCTCATGGCTTTACCCATGCTTATGGAGATTGGACTAGAGAGGGGTTTCAGGACTGCCTTGAGTGAGTTTGTGCTGATGCAGCTTCAGCTGGCGCCGGTGTTCTTCACATTCTCTCTTGGCACTAAGACTCACTACTACGGAAGAACCTTACTTCACGGAGGCGCCAAGTACAGGTCCACAGGCAGAGGGTTCGTCGTCTTCCACGCCAAATTCGCTGATAACTACAGACTCTACTCCAGAAGCCATTTTGTGAAAGGGCTTGAGATGCTGCTGCTGCTCGTTGTGTACCAAATCTTCGGAAGCGCTTATAGAGGTGTCCTTGCGTATCTTCTGATCACCATATCTATGTGGTTCATGGTCGGCACTTGGCTTTTTGCGCCGTTCCTGTTCAATCCGTCTGGTTTTGAGTGGCAGAAGATTGTTGATGATTGGACTGATTGGAACAAGTGGATAAACAACATTGGTGGGATTGGTGTACCGGCGGAGAAGAGTTGGG
This genomic stretch from Brassica napus cultivar Da-Ae chromosome C9, Da-Ae, whole genome shotgun sequence harbors:
- the LOC106372333 gene encoding callose synthase 3, with amino-acid sequence MSASRGGGPDQGPSQPQQRRIMRTQTVGNLGESFDSEVVPSSLVEIAPILRVANEVESSNPRVAYLCRFYAFEKAHRLDPTSSGRGVRQFKTALLQRLEREHDPTLMGRVKKSDAREMQSFYQHYYKKYIQALQNAADKADRAQLTKAYQTANVLFEVLKAVNLTQSIEVDREILEAQDKVAEKTQLYVHYNILPLDPDSANQAIMRYPEIQAAVLGLRNTRGLPWPEGHKKKKDEDMLDWLQEMFGFQKDNVANQREHLILLLANVHIRQFPKPDQQPKLDDQALTDVMKKLFKNYKKWCKYLGRKSSLWLPTIQQEMQQRKLLYMALYLLIWGEAANLRFMPECLCYIYHHMAFELYGMLAGNVSPMTGENVKPAYGGEEDAFLRKVVTPIYEVIAMEAQRSKKGKSKHSQWRNYDDLNEYFWSVDCFRLGWPMRADADFFYPPVEETNIEKDGDNSKPAVARDRWVGKVNFVEIRSFWHVFRSFDRMWSFYILCLQAMIIMAWDGGEPSSVFDAGVFKKVLSVFITAAIMKLGQATLDVILNFKAHRSMSLHVKLRYILKVISAAAWVIILPVTYAYSWKDPPAFARTIKSWFGSAMHSPSLFIIAVVFYLAPNMLAAVLFMFPMLRRFLERANFRIVMLMMWWSQPRLYVGRGMHEGAFALLKYTMFWVSLIATKLAFSYYIEIKPLVAPTQAIMRARVTNFQWHEFFPRAKNNIGVVIALWAPIILVYFMDSQIWYAIYSTIFGGIYGAFRRLGEIRTLGMLRSRFESLPGAFNDRLIPDGNQQRKKGLRATLSHNFTEDKVPVNKEKEAARFAQLWNTIISSFREEDLISDREMDLLLVPYWADRDLDLIQWPPFLLASKIPIALDMAKDSNGKDRELMKRIESDSYMKCAVRECYASFKNIINFLVQGNREKEVIEIIFSEVDKHIDTGALIQEYRMSALPSLYDHFVKLIKYLLDNNVEDRDHVVILFQDMLEVVTRDIMMEDYNISSLVDSSQGGAWHGGMVPLEQQYQLFASSGAIRFPIEPVTEAWKEKIKRLHLLLTTKESAMDVPSNLEARRRISFFSNSLFMDMPAAPKVRNMLSFSVLTPYYTEEVLFSMHDLDTPNEDGVSILFYLQKIFPDEWNNFLERVKCYSEEEIKESVDLEEELRLWASYRGQTLTRTVRGMMYYRKALELQAFLDMAMHEDLMEGYKAVELNSEDTSRGERSLWAQCQAVADMKFTYVVSCQQYGIHKRSGDQRAQDILRLMTRYPSLRVAYIDEVEETVKDTSKKGNQKVYYSVLVKVPKSTDHSSLAQNLDQVIYRIKLPGPAILGEGKPENQNHAIIFSRGEGLQTIDMNQDNYMEEALKMRNLLQEFLTKHDGVRHPSILGLREHIFTGSVSSLAWFMSNQETSFVTIGQRLLANPLRVRFHYGHPDVFDRLFHLTRGGVSKASKVINLSEDIFAGFNSTLREGNVTHHEYIQVGKGRDVGLNQISMFEAKIANGNGEQTLSRDIYRLGHRFDFFRMMSCYFTTVGFYFSTLITVLTVYIFLYGRLYLVLSGLEQGLSTQKGIRDNTPLQIALASQSFVQIGFLMALPMLMEIGLERGFRTALSEFVLMQLQLAPVFFTFSLGTKTHYYGRTLLHGGAKYRSTGRGFVVFHAKFADNYRLYSRSHFVKGLEMLLLLVVYQIFGSAYRGVLAYLLITISMWFMVGTWLFAPFLFNPSGFEWQKIVDDWTDWNKWINNIGGIGVPAEKSWESWWEEEQEHLRHSGKRGIVVEILLSLRFFIYQYGLVYHLTITERTKNFLVYGVSWLVIFLILFVMKTISVGRRKFSASFQLMFRLIKGLIFMTFIAIIVILITLAHMTIQDIIVCILAFMPTGWGMLLIAQACKPVVHRAGFWGSVRTLARGYEIVMGLLLFTPVAFLAWFPFVSEFQTRMLFNQAFSRGLQISRILGGHRKDRSSRNKE